From Mus musculus strain C57BL/6J chromosome 17, GRCm38.p6 C57BL/6J, the proteins below share one genomic window:
- the Jpt2 gene encoding jupiter microtubule associated homolog 2: MFQGADSQAGKSGSRSMKPPGGESSDLFGSPEEGISSSKPNRMASNIFGPTEEPKNIPKRTNPPGGKGSGIFDESTPVQTRQRLNPPGGKTSDIFGSPVTATAPLAHPNKPKDHVLLCEGEDSKSDLKAATDSTPRGEQSDKGSSKEVEHAKIPEPTPTVDSHEPRLGPRPRSHNKVLNPPGGKSSLSFY; the protein is encoded by the exons GTCCATGAAGCCCCCGGGAGGAGAATCGAGCGATCTTTTCGGAAGTCCAGAAGAAGGTATTTCTTCAAGCAAGCCTAATAGGATGGCATCTAATATTTTCGGACCAACTGAAGAACCTaaaaacatacccaagaggacAAATCCTCCAG GAGGCAAAGGAAGTGGGATCTTTGATGAATCGACTCCTGTGCAAACTCGACAACGTTTGAATCCACCAGGGGGGAAGACCAGTGACATATTTGGGTCCCCAGTCACTGCCACTGCGCCTCTGGCACACCCAAACAAGCCCAAG GATCATGTTTTGCTGTGTGAAGGTGAAGACTCTAAGTCTGACCTGAAAG CTGCAACAGACTCCACACCCAGAGGAGAGCAGAGTGACAAAGGAAGCTCAAAAGAAGTAGAGCATGCAAAGATACCGGAGCCCACACCTACAGTTGACAGTCATGAACCCAGACTGGGGCCACGACCTCGCTCCCACAACAAAGTCCTGAACCCACCAGGAGGCAAATCCAGCCTCTCCTTCTATTGA